A single genomic interval of Acidovorax sp. 1608163 harbors:
- the mraZ gene encoding division/cell wall cluster transcriptional repressor MraZ: MFQGASSLSLDAKGRLSVPTRHRDVLAATASGQLTITKHPHGCLMVFPRPEWEKFRERIAQLPMSAQWWKRIFLGNAMDVEMDGTGRVLVSPELRSAAGLSKEAVLLGMGNHFELWDKATYDEQEAQAMQGEMPDAFKDFSF, from the coding sequence GTGTTCCAAGGTGCCTCATCGCTCAGTCTCGACGCGAAGGGTCGGCTTTCCGTGCCGACCCGGCATCGTGACGTCTTGGCGGCGACGGCATCGGGCCAGCTCACCATCACCAAGCACCCCCATGGGTGCCTGATGGTCTTCCCCCGCCCCGAGTGGGAGAAGTTTCGCGAGCGCATTGCCCAGTTGCCCATGTCCGCCCAGTGGTGGAAGCGGATTTTTCTGGGCAACGCCATGGACGTGGAGATGGATGGCACCGGCCGCGTGCTGGTGTCGCCCGAGCTGCGCTCTGCAGCGGGGCTCTCCAAAGAGGCCGTGCTGCTGGGCATGGGCAACCACTTTGAGCTGTGGGACAAGGCAACTTACGACGAGCAAGAGGCGCAAGCCATGCAAGGTGAGATGCCCGATGCCTTCAAGGATTTTTCTTTCTGA